In one Flammeovirga yaeyamensis genomic region, the following are encoded:
- a CDS encoding adenylate/guanylate cyclase domain-containing protein, which produces MKFIRNHYLLNKYITGVSISYVAWYSLNALYLFIRHDALSQYSELLNYESIHYELNFALFANGFISIFLSIFSWNFYYFLDRRGRMGTTKRIIIAILLVSIVTPSFLFLTRMAGTMVFPDGIPYFNNFTEGGFLVYIFYVLMSTVLINSLFQLKDILGPELFSTVIQGNYYVPKEEERIFMFLDLNNSTTIAECLGHLNYSHFISDCYTTMTDAIDQNKASVYQYVGDEIVLTWPIKKGIKKNRCIQILFDIQNSFEERREYFTKQFGSFPEFKAGVHSGKVAATQIGVIKREMAYHGDVVNSTARLQEMCKELGVNYLISKDLADQLDYQFIELGEVQPRGKYQKIKVFGLENPSVYEPVLQKMV; this is translated from the coding sequence ATGAAATTCATTCGTAACCATTATCTCTTAAATAAATATATTACAGGCGTTTCTATATCGTATGTAGCATGGTATTCGCTTAATGCATTATACCTGTTTATACGTCATGATGCCCTTTCTCAATACAGTGAATTATTAAACTATGAATCGATTCACTATGAACTAAACTTTGCACTTTTCGCCAATGGTTTTATCTCTATATTCCTAAGTATTTTCTCTTGGAACTTCTATTATTTCTTAGATAGAAGAGGCCGAATGGGCACGACCAAGAGAATTATTATTGCTATACTTTTAGTCAGTATTGTTACTCCATCTTTCCTATTCTTAACAAGAATGGCGGGTACAATGGTTTTCCCTGATGGTATCCCCTATTTCAATAATTTTACTGAAGGAGGCTTTCTAGTTTATATTTTCTATGTTTTAATGAGTACAGTTCTCATCAATTCCCTTTTCCAACTAAAGGATATACTTGGTCCAGAACTATTCAGTACGGTTATTCAGGGGAATTACTATGTGCCTAAGGAAGAAGAAAGGATATTTATGTTCTTGGATTTAAATAATTCTACTACAATTGCAGAATGTTTGGGACACTTAAATTACAGTCATTTTATATCCGATTGTTATACAACAATGACTGATGCGATAGATCAAAACAAAGCCTCAGTTTATCAATATGTAGGTGATGAAATTGTGCTTACTTGGCCGATTAAGAAAGGAATTAAGAAGAACAGGTGTATCCAAATACTATTTGATATCCAAAATTCATTTGAAGAGAGAAGAGAATATTTTACTAAGCAATTTGGTTCTTTTCCTGAATTTAAAGCAGGTGTTCATTCTGGTAAAGTTGCCGCTACTCAAATTGGAGTGATCAAAAGAGAAATGGCCTACCATGGTGATGTGGTTAATTCCACAGCACGACTACAAGAAATGTGTAAAGAATTGGGAGTGAATTATCTAATATCAAAAGATCTAGCCGACCAATTAGATTATCAGTTTATTGAGTTGGGTGAAGTTCAGCCTCGAGGTAAATATCAAAAAATTAAAGTGTTTGGGTTAGAGAACCCAAGTGTTTATGAACCTGTTTTACAGAAAATGGTTTAG
- a CDS encoding Pycsar system effector family protein, translated as MNTINTDLLLDVEKYAKENITDLQFHNLEHTQNVVNAVREIAKAENVDEDQIILLEIAAWFHDTGYTCSDCSNHEIKGVDIAKDYLKDKVSPEELDTISNCIMATRIPQTPRNLLEQIMCDADLSHLGTSSFEEYSEALRKERSEVAEQGQITESQWLVMNLHFLAEHRYFTNYAREHFQPKKVENINKIKSNMSALMDDASQEKEKKKDKKKKKEPKKPAEFKPRRDIETLHRVLARNQLGLSSIADRKASILLSINSIITSFTIGYLFRKIEELPQLLIPSTILAITGLVSVILAVLATRPNVSNNTKKKRDLNLLFFGDFVELNLNDYQSMLKDKTKDPQMIYDLMAKDSYYLGNVLDKKYRKVRLAFNFFMFGITVSVLSFIITFATL; from the coding sequence ACAGATCTACAGTTTCATAATTTAGAGCATACACAAAACGTGGTAAATGCTGTAAGAGAAATTGCTAAGGCAGAAAATGTGGATGAAGATCAAATTATTCTTCTTGAGATAGCAGCTTGGTTTCATGATACAGGTTACACTTGTAGTGATTGCAGTAACCATGAAATTAAAGGGGTGGATATCGCAAAAGATTATTTAAAAGATAAAGTAAGTCCGGAAGAATTAGATACCATATCTAACTGTATTATGGCCACAAGGATTCCTCAAACTCCGCGTAATTTATTAGAACAAATTATGTGCGATGCCGACTTATCTCATTTGGGGACATCAAGTTTTGAGGAGTATTCCGAAGCCTTACGTAAAGAACGCTCTGAGGTAGCGGAACAAGGACAAATTACAGAGTCTCAGTGGCTCGTAATGAACCTTCATTTTCTAGCTGAACATCGTTACTTTACAAATTACGCTAGAGAACATTTTCAACCTAAAAAGGTAGAAAACATCAATAAGATAAAAAGTAATATGTCGGCCTTAATGGACGATGCTAGTCAGGAAAAAGAAAAGAAAAAGGACAAAAAGAAAAAAAAAGAACCTAAGAAACCTGCTGAATTTAAACCCAGGCGAGATATAGAAACACTACATAGAGTTTTGGCCAGAAACCAATTGGGTTTAAGTTCTATTGCCGATAGAAAAGCAAGTATTCTTCTTTCTATCAACTCCATTATTACATCATTTACTATCGGTTATCTATTTAGAAAAATTGAAGAGTTACCACAACTATTAATTCCTTCAACTATTCTAGCGATTACTGGTTTGGTATCAGTAATTTTGGCTGTTTTAGCCACAAGACCAAATGTGAGTAATAATACTAAAAAGAAACGTGACCTAAATCTGCTCTTCTTTGGTGACTTTGTAGAGCTTAATCTAAATGATTATCAGTCGATGCTAAAAGATAAGACCAAAGACCCTCAAATGATTTACGATTTGATGGCAAAAGACTCTTATTATCTTGGCAATGTATTGGATAAAAAATACAGGAAAGTTCGTTTAGCATTTAACTTCTTTATGTTTGGTATCACAGTTTCTGTGTTATCGTTCATCATCACTTTCGCGACGCTATAA